From Leptotrichia wadei, one genomic window encodes:
- the dapA gene encoding 4-hydroxy-tetrahydrodipicolinate synthase, with product MKFEGSYVALITPFKNNGTELDEDKLRELVNYHIENGTAGIVPCGTTGEAPTLTFAEHEKVIKIVVEEVKGRIQVVAGAGSNNTARAVELTKYAKELGADAALSTCPYYNKPSQRGLYEHYKTIAKEAKFPVMLYNVPGRTGTNIEAETIARLAELPEIVAVKEATGSLEQMIKIQDLCGDKIEILSGEDHLILPMLSIGAKGVVSVVANIMPQEMSDLISSFLNKNFNKAFELHTKLYDVSRNMFVEGNPVTVKAAMKILGKMDNDVVRLPLVAAEADTYGKLTKVFKEKGIF from the coding sequence ATGAAATTTGAAGGATCTTATGTGGCTTTAATAACACCGTTTAAAAATAATGGGACGGAATTAGATGAAGATAAATTAAGAGAATTGGTAAATTATCACATTGAAAATGGGACAGCTGGAATTGTGCCTTGTGGAACGACTGGAGAAGCTCCAACATTGACATTTGCAGAACATGAAAAAGTGATAAAAATAGTTGTGGAAGAAGTGAAGGGAAGAATACAAGTTGTTGCTGGAGCAGGTTCAAATAATACAGCGAGAGCAGTAGAATTGACAAAGTATGCAAAAGAACTTGGAGCAGATGCGGCATTAAGCACTTGTCCATATTATAACAAGCCTAGCCAAAGAGGGCTTTACGAACATTATAAAACAATTGCAAAAGAGGCAAAATTTCCTGTAATGCTTTATAATGTGCCAGGAAGAACTGGAACAAACATTGAAGCAGAAACAATTGCAAGATTGGCTGAACTGCCTGAAATTGTGGCTGTAAAGGAAGCAACAGGAAGTCTGGAACAAATGATAAAAATTCAAGATTTATGTGGAGATAAAATTGAAATCTTGTCGGGAGAAGATCATTTAATCTTGCCAATGCTTTCGATTGGAGCAAAAGGAGTAGTTTCAGTAGTTGCCAATATAATGCCGCAAGAGATGAGCGATCTGATTAGTTCATTCTTAAATAAAAATTTCAATAAGGCATTTGAATTGCATACGAAATTATATGATGTAAGCAGAAATATGTTTGTGGAAGGGAATCCTGTGACTGTAAAGGCGGCTATGAAAATACTTGGAAAAATGGATAATGATGTGGTGAGATTGCCATTGGTTGCAGCTGAAGCGGATACTTATGGAAAATTAACTAAAGTATTTAAAGAAAAAGGAATTTTCTAA
- a CDS encoding tetratricopeptide repeat protein has protein sequence MKKIYIIAILILILVFSCGKKNKGTRNSKNNVTVENKMNDKIKELTEKAKKGDVEAQAELGEIYLQGDGIKADYKKSMEWSKKAAENKNYRAMRNIGILYLEGLGVKKDYKKAFASFSSSVDGGDAQGPRYLGIMSENGLGVKKSLDDAEFYYEIGDSSGDLVSSYKLGKLYEKVGDYAKSIEFYKKAEGRMDKTTAPMYEALGDLYADGKGVEKSTKEAKEYYEKAVKSGSQEATNKLAKLK, from the coding sequence ATGAAAAAAATATATATTATTGCAATATTAATATTAATTCTGGTGTTTAGTTGCGGGAAAAAAAATAAAGGAACAAGGAATTCCAAAAATAATGTAACTGTGGAAAATAAAATGAATGATAAAATTAAGGAATTGACAGAAAAGGCTAAAAAGGGGGATGTGGAGGCGCAGGCGGAACTTGGGGAAATATATCTTCAGGGAGATGGAATTAAGGCAGATTATAAAAAATCTATGGAATGGAGTAAAAAAGCCGCTGAAAATAAGAATTATCGCGCAATGAGAAATATTGGAATTCTTTATTTGGAAGGCTTGGGGGTAAAAAAAGATTATAAAAAGGCATTTGCATCATTTTCAAGTTCTGTTGATGGCGGAGATGCCCAAGGGCCTAGATATTTGGGAATAATGTCTGAAAATGGGCTTGGAGTGAAAAAAAGCCTGGATGATGCAGAATTTTATTATGAAATTGGGGATAGCAGCGGAGATTTAGTTTCAAGTTATAAACTTGGAAAACTTTATGAAAAAGTTGGAGATTATGCAAAATCAATAGAGTTTTATAAAAAAGCCGAAGGCAGAATGGATAAGACTACGGCCCCAATGTATGAAGCGCTTGGAGATCTGTATGCAGATGGAAAAGGTGTAGAAAAAAGTACGAAGGAAGCTAAGGAATATTATGAAAAGGCTGTAAAATCTGGAAGTCAAGAGGCGACAAATAAATTGGCTAAATTGAAATAA
- a CDS encoding chromate transporter, with protein sequence MLLILLFSIFFKIGLFSFGGGYAILPLIQADVVDFHKWVNIQQFTDIVAISQVTPGPISLNSATYVGYLVGNKAGIWHGVLTGTVATIGLILPSVIVMSFFSKFYLKFQDNKYIDNAFAGLKIVVVGLILAAAMLLIDKNNFIDWKSVVIFVVSMALVLKWKMSPILLTVIAAIVGIIIY encoded by the coding sequence ATGTTATTGATACTATTATTTTCTATATTTTTTAAGATAGGATTATTCAGTTTTGGTGGAGGATATGCGATTTTACCGCTTATTCAGGCTGATGTTGTAGATTTTCATAAATGGGTAAATATACAGCAGTTTACAGACATTGTGGCAATTTCTCAAGTTACTCCAGGTCCAATTTCACTAAATTCGGCAACTTATGTTGGATATTTAGTTGGGAACAAAGCAGGAATTTGGCACGGAGTTCTGACTGGAACAGTTGCAACAATAGGGCTGATTCTTCCGTCAGTTATTGTAATGTCCTTTTTCAGTAAATTTTATTTAAAATTTCAAGATAATAAATATATAGACAATGCATTTGCTGGTTTAAAAATTGTTGTTGTTGGACTAATTTTGGCGGCTGCAATGCTATTGATCGATAAAAATAATTTCATTGACTGGAAAAGTGTTGTGATATTTGTTGTGTCAATGGCACTTGTGCTAAAGTGGAAGATGAGTCCAATATTGCTGACAGTAATTGCGGCTATTGTGGGAATTATAATTTATTAA
- a CDS encoding chromate transporter, whose product MKVYLELFWIFFKIGAFTLGGGYAMVPLIQAEIVAKKKWIEEEEFIKLLALAQSSPGALAVNISVFVGYKIKKMLGVAVTVIASTLPSFIVILLIASLFSNIQDNVYVIKAFKAIRPMVVALIAASVYTIGKSAKINRKTLWIVLLVAAMVAFLKFPPIAMIVLGAVLGNVWMIWRKNK is encoded by the coding sequence ATGAAAGTTTATTTGGAATTATTCTGGATTTTCTTTAAAATTGGCGCCTTCACTCTTGGTGGCGGATATGCTATGGTGCCGCTTATTCAAGCTGAGATTGTGGCTAAGAAGAAGTGGATTGAAGAAGAGGAATTTATAAAGCTTTTGGCTCTTGCACAATCTTCACCAGGAGCGTTGGCAGTAAATATATCAGTTTTTGTGGGATATAAAATAAAAAAGATGTTAGGCGTGGCAGTTACAGTTATAGCCTCGACATTGCCGTCATTTATAGTAATTCTTCTTATAGCTTCATTGTTTAGCAATATACAGGATAATGTTTATGTGATAAAGGCTTTTAAAGCTATAAGACCAATGGTAGTTGCATTAATTGCGGCAAGTGTTTATACAATTGGAAAGTCAGCTAAAATTAATCGTAAGACATTGTGGATTGTGCTTTTAGTAGCGGCAATGGTTGCATTCTTGAAATTTCCGCCTATTGCGATGATTGTTTTAGGTGCTGTTTTAGGTAATGTTTGGATGATTTGGAGGAAAAATAAATGA
- a CDS encoding M18 family aminopeptidase, protein MIHTTRELEEIQKNFIEMEVKSFAREVIEFIDESPSTYHVVKNCSDILDENGFERIMPREKWEIKKGGKYFLKKSSSTIIAFTVGEDFDVKNGFKIFGAHTDSPCFRIKPSPEIVTENVVRLNTEVYGGPILSTWFDRPLSIAGRVIVKGENSFFPRTVKIKIDEPLLTIPNLAIHQNREVNNGVKIDKQNDVLPVISLINKNFEREGYLERVILEKTGIKKEDIIDFDLYLYATEKGCLLGANEEFMSSPKIDNLASVYTGLIGLLEAEENQDRINIFVAFDNEEIGSATKQGADSNYLLNTLERISLALGLSRGDFLQMLESSYILSADAAHAAHPAHLGKTDPTNRGKINEGISIKISAKQKYTSDGYSIAVIKQLIEGTEIQIQPFVNESNELGGSTIGPISSTHLDIDGVDLGVPMLAMHSVRELCGIFDVFYLKELAKEFFSKE, encoded by the coding sequence ATGATACACACAACGAGAGAGCTGGAAGAGATACAGAAAAATTTTATTGAGATGGAAGTGAAAAGTTTTGCAAGGGAAGTTATCGAATTTATCGATGAAAGTCCAAGTACTTATCACGTTGTGAAAAACTGTTCGGATATTTTGGATGAAAATGGGTTTGAAAGAATTATGCCACGTGAAAAATGGGAAATTAAAAAGGGTGGAAAGTATTTTTTAAAAAAATCTAGTTCCACTATAATTGCCTTTACGGTTGGAGAGGATTTTGATGTGAAAAATGGATTTAAAATATTTGGGGCACATACAGATTCTCCTTGTTTTAGAATAAAGCCTAGTCCTGAAATAGTCACAGAAAATGTAGTGAGATTGAATACGGAAGTTTATGGAGGACCTATTTTAAGCACTTGGTTTGATAGACCGCTTTCTATTGCTGGACGTGTTATTGTGAAGGGGGAAAATTCATTTTTTCCAAGAACTGTGAAAATTAAGATAGATGAGCCACTTTTGACAATACCAAATCTGGCAATTCATCAAAACAGGGAAGTAAATAATGGTGTAAAAATTGATAAGCAGAATGATGTTTTGCCTGTAATTTCACTTATTAACAAAAATTTTGAAAGGGAAGGTTATCTTGAAAGAGTTATTTTAGAGAAAACTGGAATAAAAAAGGAAGATATAATTGATTTTGACTTGTATTTGTATGCGACTGAAAAAGGATGTCTTTTGGGGGCAAATGAAGAATTTATGTCATCACCAAAAATTGATAATCTTGCTTCTGTTTATACAGGGCTGATTGGACTTTTGGAAGCTGAAGAAAATCAGGATAGAATTAATATTTTTGTGGCATTTGATAATGAAGAAATAGGAAGTGCTACAAAGCAAGGGGCAGATTCTAATTATTTGTTAAATACGCTGGAAAGAATTTCGCTAGCTCTTGGGCTTAGCCGAGGGGATTTTTTGCAAATGCTGGAAAGTTCATATATTTTATCAGCTGATGCGGCACATGCGGCACATCCTGCACATTTAGGCAAAACAGATCCTACAAATCGTGGGAAAATAAACGAAGGGATTTCTATAAAAATAAGTGCAAAGCAAAAATATACTTCTGACGGATATTCGATTGCAGTAATTAAACAGCTTATTGAAGGCACTGAAATACAAATTCAGCCATTTGTAAATGAATCAAATGAACTTGGTGGAAGTACGATTGGTCCGATTTCATCGACACATCTGGATATAGATGGAGTGGATCTGGGAGTTCCGATGCTTGCAATGCATTCGGTACGGGAATTATGTGGAATTTTTGATGTGTTTTATTTAAAGGAATTGGCAAAGGAATTTTTTTCAAAAGAGTAG